TCTGAGGAAAAAGGGAGCAGCAACCGCCGAAAAGAAAGCTGGAAGAGTTACAAAGGAAGGTTTGATAGTTGCTTACGTCCATTTCAACGGAAGAATAGGAGTCCTGCTCGAGATGAACTGCGAGACGGATTTCGTGGCAAGAACGGATGAATTCAAAGAGCTGGCTTACAACCTGGCAAAGCAAGTTGCCGCCATGAAACCAAGGTACGTCAAAAAGGAAGACGTTCCAGAGGAAGTCATAGAGAAGGAAAGGGAGATCTACCGTGCACAGATAAAAGACAAGCCGGAACATGTGATCGAGAGGATTGTTGAAGGGAAACTGGAAAAGTTCTTCGAGCAAGTCTGTCTTTACGAACAAACCTACATATTTGACGAGTCGAAGAAGGTGAAAGATCTCATAAACGAACTCATAGCCAAAACAGGAGAGAACATAAGGGTTTCGAGGTTTACA
The nucleotide sequence above comes from Thermotoga sp.. Encoded proteins:
- the tsf gene encoding translation elongation factor Ts — protein: MEVSMDLIKKLREMTGAGVLDCKKALEEASGDIEKAVEILRKKGAATAEKKAGRVTKEGLIVAYVHFNGRIGVLLEMNCETDFVARTDEFKELAYNLAKQVAAMKPRYVKKEDVPEEVIEKEREIYRAQIKDKPEHVIERIVEGKLEKFFEQVCLYEQTYIFDESKKVKDLINELIAKTGENIRVSRFTRYEVGEEG